The window CAtgttaataaaaactataaatttgataagtgtacattgattatataaaatattatttgaaaataatattgtgaaatgtgattataacatgtttaattttaaaatctatttaaaaaaattatgatatattataaaataaatgatgataaatttataaaattataatatattaataatattaaaaacactatgaataaaattatgatatatttttactaatcaattaaatgaaaatttttcattgaattataaaatagttataattaattttttatttaaagtgttttttaatattgtatttatattctaacttttgatatatatttctttattgcatattatatatcatggGTCAAGTTTGCCCTAGTGGAGCTAGGGGatgcatgttgaaccttttgttgggggttcgaatccccccaacagtggtaaaaaaaaaaactcaattttgtATATACAtgttaataaaaactataaatttgataagtgaatattgattatataaaatattatttgatgataaatatataaaattttaatatattaataatagtaaaaacactatgaataaaattatgatatatttttactaatcaattaaatgaaaatttttcattcaattataaaataattataattagttttttatttaaagtgtttttttaatatcgtatttatattataacttttgatatatatttctttagtgcatATTATATGTCATCGGGTAAGTTTGCCCTAGTGGAGCTAGGGatgcatgttgaaccttttgttgggggttcgaatccccctaAGTGGCAAAAAAAAGCTCAATTTTGTATgtacattttaataaaaactataaattcgATAAGagtattgattattaaattatataaaatacattaaattgaatatgataaattaaaataaatttaatttgatttagtcttatatatattttatttgattctttttaggtACATCAATGGAAAGTTTGCTTACAATTGTGTGTTATAAAGATGGTGAAATAATTGATGGGCCAAATGGGGTGTGTTACAATTGTCCTCCTAAAAAAGGTGTCTTAGTGAACAATTTGATCAAATATGATGAGTTGGAAGATAAGTTGTGTCATGTTATGTCGATCGATTGTGCTCATACCATGTTATCCATGATATTTCGGTATCCAATTCTTATGTCGATTGGAAATGGAAACATTAACTATATACAAATTACCAattaaagatgatgatgatgtaaggTTAATGTTTCATGTTGTAGCATAAATCCCACCATCGAATactattgaaatgtatttgCAGACACGTCCAAGGGATCATTCATTTGAGTTAAGTCCATCATTTGATCAAGAAATTATGGGTCATGATGTGGAAATACCAGCAAAGGGGAATTTGGCAATGCAGATTGATGAAATGGATGAGAATTTAGCACACAATGAAGAAATGAGGGGGAATTTGGCAGTAGTAACTCAGTCAGTTATGGGAGCGACAAACAACTATGTTGACATCCCATttacaaatgaaaatgatgatgtggAATTTTATGATGAGGGCGAGATTAATGAGATACATTATGATGATGAACCTCCAACAAATAAGGCTTCTTCAGATGATGGTGAACATATTATGCCTTCCCTAATGTTCAAACAATTGAATTGGGATGCAATAAATAGCATGACTGGATTGTGGAATGAATCCAATGAGTTGTTTAAAGTATTGAGATTTGAGAGTAAAGAAGACTTGCAATATGCTGTAAAACGTTATGCAATATGTCAGAATCAACATTTGGTGGTTTGTGAATCAGAACCACAATTGTGGGCAGTGAGATGTAAGAAGTGGTAGGAAGGATGTAATTGGAGGCTTCGTGCATGTCGTCGTAAAAGCCATGGAATGTTTGAGATAACCAAGTACGCAGGTCCTCATACTTGTGTTTATCCTAAATTATCACAAGACCACTCTCAATTGGACTCTACATTGATTGCAAGAGAGATCCAAAATGTAGTTCAGAGGGATCACACTACCTCTATTGCTACATTACACCAGATAGTGAaggataaatttggatatgatgtCCATTATAGGAGAATTTGGGAAACTAAGAGAAAAACAATGCTTAGAGTTTTTGGTGATTGGGATGAATCTTATCAAGCATTGCCGAAGTGGATGAACATCCTTCAGCTAACTAATCCTGGAACAAAGATTGTTTGGAAGACAATACCTTTAGGAGGGATTTCTGGGAACGTGCGGTTTATGTGTGTTTTTTGGGCATTTGGGGCAAGTGTTGAAGGGTTCAAGCATTGCAAAccaattatacaaattgatggTACATTCCTATATGGAAAATACATGGGGAAGCTTTTAATTGCTACTTCAATTGATGGAAATGGTCATGTATTCCCCCTTGCGTTTGCAATTGTTGAGGAAGAATCACAGGATAGTTGGTCTTGGTTTCTTATTGCATTGAGGCGTCATGTCACTCAAAGAGAAGGGATATGCTTAATTTCAGATAGCCATGCAGGAATAAATGCTGCTGCTAGAAATCCATCAGTTGGATGGAGCCCCCCTCATGAGCAACATCGATATTGTCTTAGGCATGTAGTGAGTAATTTTAAtgacaaatttaagaataaggtCTTAAAAGAGTTGGCGTATAGAGCTGGATGTCAACATCAACTGCGGAAGTatgagagatacatggaagagTTAAAACGATTGGATGAAAAAAGTATGGCTTGGTTTTCAAAGTTAGACACTCAAAAGTGGACTCAAGCATATGATCTAGGCTATCGGTATGGGTGGATGACCACAAATATTGCTGAGTGCATTAATGGGGTGCTTAAAGGAGCGCGAATGTTACCTATCACTGCACTTGTTCAATTAACTTTTTATCGATGTGTGTCATACTTTGAGACTCGTAGAGTAGAGATATATGCTAGAATGGCAGTTGGAGATGTGTACACTGCGTATgcaattgaaaattttcgaaGAGCCGAGGCTAAAGCTAGTGGACACACTGTCACCATTTTCCATCGAATTCATGAAACATTTGAAGTAATTACTGCTCTCCATGggttttatatggataaaggaCGTAACAAACAAGTTGTTAAGCTGAATGAAGGTACATGTAGTTGTAATAAGTGGCAATCATTTGGCATTCCATGCTCACATGTGCTAGCTGTTTCTGCTCATATGAGGATTGATAGTTGGCAATTAGTTGAAAAATACTATAGGCTGGATGCCTATGCCAGTTGTTACGGTCCTGAATTTAATCCCATTCCTCATGAATCTTATTGGTCGTATCCTGATTTTCCTATTCTCCACCCTAACCCAACTTCGATGAGGGATAAGGGGCATCCTAGATCATCAAGGATAAGGAATGAAATGGATTTGAAGGAACCAAGTGTTAGGATTCGATGTGGGTTATGTAAAATAGCGGGCTATAATCGTCGCAACTGTCCCACAAAAGATGGAGGGCAATCCTCCAACCCCCTTCCTCATGACAATTAAAGTATAAAAGATTATCCATTttgataatatgatatttttatgtaatgtcTATAAATTTGTAATCATACTAATGATAACAAGAATTAATGGTTATTTGGTATATGTAGGTATCACCGCACGATGGAGCTGGGACCCTTGGATCCGACAGTTCTACATGAACAGGCCACACACAGGTCATCTGTAGCATGGACAGGTGTTGACTCTAAGGAGCTTCATTGTAGACGACGTGAGGCAATCTTCCATCGCACCAGTGTACTCAATGGGCGTATTATTCCATTGTTGCAGCAGATAGGCTTCTATGGTGTTGCACGCTTAGGATTCATTTCCTTAGATTGGCATCTTATTACTGCATTTGTTGAGAGATGGCGACCTGAGACTCATACCTTCCACTTACCTCAGGGGGAGTGCACGATTACACTACAGGATATTGCCATGTTGATTGGACTACCAATAGATGGAGATGTAGTTACTGGTAGCACATGCTTAGATTGGAGGCGTGTATGTTATTCTCTATTAGGACTCATTCCTGGAGATACAGACATAGATGGCCAGCGCCTTCATCTTACATGGTTGAGTCAGAGCTTCCCTACTTTGGCACCAGATGCTAATGAGGAGTTTATTCAGCGTTATACTAGGGCTTATATCTTACAGCTCATTGgaggttttctattttcaggAAAGTCTAGCGATAAGGtgcatcttatgtttttaccCCTTCTAGAGGATTTTGAGGTTGCTGGTAGGTATAGTAGGGGTAGTGCCTGTTTAGCCTAGCTTTATCGACAGTTGTGTCGAGCCTCTCATATTGATACACATGATATATCTGGCCCACTGATTTTGCTCCAGTTATGGGTATGGGAGAGGTTCCCATTTATTACACCTCATCGTTTATGTATAGCTCCACATGATGACTAGTTGCCTCCACCTCCATTGGCCATTcagtatatattataaaattacgACAAATTTTACTATTATGAGGATACATGcataaacttaaattctaacattttttatttatttaattatgctttgttgttttaattttataggtGGAGAGATGAGTTTCGGACTACTTCGATTAGCATGCACATCTTAGCTCAGTATAGGCACTATCTTGATCGACTTAGAGCAGATCAGGTGATAAAGGTGTGATTCATTTCTTATACTTGTTTCTCTAAACAAATTCTAAACCACTGATTATATCTAACATTTCTTAGGTACAGATTATATGGCAGccttatgttgatgacatgaatgttgGTCTTCCTGATTATTGTATTgctgggaaagatatatggtgcaCTATCTCACCTTTGATATGTTTCCACATAATTGAATGGCATAGACCTGATCGAGTATTGCGGCAGTTTGGATTTCGTCAAGGGATTCCTTAACCATGTGATAATGAGTTAATCTTACACAAATGTGATTTGAGAGGTAGACATGATGTTGATTGGACTACTCGACATGGAGACTACATTCGACGTTGGAGCTCTAGGCGTGAGCATATTGCTAGAGGCGAGATGGCTATAGGTTCATTGGGATATCATGATCCATACATGGTGTGGTATCGCTCCATTACTTTTCGATTTCTTACTCGGACTGGGTCCTTCCACGAGCTATTggtaattttcatgttttatctttttattaaagtttattttatttttaaaagaatttaatttaactctTATTTGACTTACAGACTACCAGCATACACTAGATATATGATATTGCACCTCCAGATGATTTTCGCATTCACAGGCTATGTACTATTGTATTAAAGGCCATACATGAGATGGATTGCTTAGATGCTCCATTTA is drawn from Vitis riparia cultivar Riparia Gloire de Montpellier isolate 1030 chromosome 18, EGFV_Vit.rip_1.0, whole genome shotgun sequence and contains these coding sequences:
- the LOC117905721 gene encoding uncharacterized protein LOC117905721, translating into MGHDVEIPAKGNLAMQIDEMDENLAHNEEMRGNLAVVTQSVMGATNNYVDIPFTNENDDVEFYDEGEINEIHYDDEPPTNKASSDDGEHIMPSLMFKQLNWDAINSMTGLWNESNELFKVLRFESKEDLQYAVKRYAICQNQHLVVCESEPQLWAVRYHSQLDSTLIAREIQNVVQRDHTTSIATLHQIVKDKFGYDVHYRRIWETKRKTMLRVFGDWDESYQALPKWMNILQLTNPGTKIVWKTIPLGGISGNVRFMCVFWAFGASVEGFKHCKPIIQIDGTFLYGKYMGKLLIATSIDGNGHVFPLAFAIVEEESQDSWSWFLIALRRHVTQREGICLISDSHAGINAAARNPSVGWSPPHEQHRYCLRHVVSNFNDKFKNKVLKELAYRAGCQHQLRKYERYMEELKRLDEKSMAWFSKLDTQKWTQAYDLGYRYGWMTTNIAECINGVLKGARMLPITALVQLTFYRCVSYFETRRVEIYARMAVGDVYTAYAIENFRRAEAKASGHTVTIFHRIHETFEVITALHGFYMDKGRNKQVVKLNEGTCSCNKWQSFGIPCSHVLAVSAHMRIDSWQLVEKYYRLDAYASCYGPEFNPIPHESYWSYPDFPILHPNPTSMRDKGHPRSSRIRNEMDLKEPSVRIRCGLCKIAGYNRRNCPTKDGGQSSNPLPHDN